A segment of the Crassostrea angulata isolate pt1a10 chromosome 10, ASM2561291v2, whole genome shotgun sequence genome:
tgatttgaaatttgactttcaaattttgacatagcattataaacttctatatttatcagtataaacattgaaaacggaaaaataaaatttgaaaagtttaagtCAAaccgtgtccaagtccctttaaaggggtattgtcacgattttggtcaaatttacTACTTTGTTTTTACTGTTTGCAATGCTTTATTAATGTATTCTTAATGATCAactaaaatttgattgtcataaaaaagttataagcaagacacaGAGTTGACAATTCTttgccatgtaaacaaggctgATTTTGTATTTgctaaattaatttgttttgaacataaacAAACAGTTTCTAGTGTTTTCCACATTTGTTTTAGTTCTAACCTtggaattttgaaaatgtaaagaaaagcATGACCtgatctttgtttacataacaaagaactatgagctctgtatcttgcctaTATCTCAATGACTGACACTCAAAATTTGGTTGAATATAGAGAATGCTTTACTAAATCATTGTAAAcgttaaaaatggaaaaaataaattttgatgaaaatcgTGAATGCAACATTTAGAAGAAAAAGCAAGTAATGTAAATAATTTGGAGAAGAAATAGCATACACAAGCACAAGCACTCAGAAACCATGACAACTGGCTGTCTACCAGGGGTCAGCACCTGTTCCGTCCGTGGTGTCGTAATCACTGCCATACACGCTCAGCTCCGCTCGCTTCCCCACCGCCACCTGAGCTATAAATGGCATCAGGTTGTTGGGGATCCCCTGAGGGTCTTCTCCTATTTTCCCAGATTTATGTGCTCCTACAGGGTTAAAGTATCGTAACATGATGATGTTCCAGTCCTACAAACATTCACAACAGGGTTAAAGTATCGTAGCATGATGATGTTCCAGTCCTACAAACATTCACAACAGGGTTAAAGTATCGTAGCATGATGATGTTCCAGTCCTACAAACATTCACAACAGGGTTAAAGTATCGTAACATGATGATGTTCCACTCCTACAAACATTCACAACAGGGTTAAAGTATCGTCGCATGATGATGTTCCAGTCCTACAAACATTCACAACAGGGTTAAAGTATCGTAGCATGATGATGTTCCAGTCCTACAAACAATCACAACAGGGTTAAAGTATCGTAACATGATGATGTTCCACTCCTACAAACATTCACAACAGGGTTAAAGTATCGTCGCATGATGATGTTCCAGTCCTACAAACATTCTCAATTTGTAGCTCAGTCCAAGGTATGTTTATCAATAGAATATACAAGTCTTAGGGTCAATCATAAAATGGTTGTGAATCACTGTAATCAACAGAATAAACAAAGGTCAATCTCATAAAGGATGCACACTGTGATCGAAATGATTAcagtattgtacatgtatgacctACAAGTCAACTTACTGGTTCGGCTTTGTGTAGATCTCTTAGGATTTCTTCGATGAAATATTTGGTTTTACCGTATGGATTTGTACACCCACCAACCGGGTGCTTCTCATCAATGGGCAGATACTGGGGGCTGCCGTAAACTGTTGCTGAACTTGAGAAAATGAGGTTCTTGACTCCCTTTTCTTTCATCACCTAATGACATACAAATTGTTTCAAATCAGTGAATGGTATTGATCTAAAGCATGCAtagcactctctctctctctctctcttaaatgGAATTATGagtggaaaaaaagaaatagggTATGTTCTATGTCTCTTTGTCCATTTTTGTATCAGATCATTTAGTTAGACTATGCTTGCTTGGAGaacatatttattatatttgcatttccattgttctttcccactgtaagcccatacggaggagctgcaaatatttctctataatcgcaattgctctgtctgtatactatgatgtcataaaggtgtaacgttatatactttccatgacgttatagattaaaccactatacgatacatcatgtgtttttctccaactctattaaaattgacgtatttaatattaaaacatgttttttgataacattttaaaggaattactgttataacatatcatttattctgttaacaaatctatgtgaattaaaaagatacattaccaaggtctgaatgtttacttttgatgtcatagctaaatgtcaaggtctaggctaatacaaggtatttgcgagtggtaaaatgcaaatataagtaataaacaacgattatttagtgaatatggcgttatgaatagcaactgctctgctggcatattttccatgatgcgctagcgcgcatcatggaatatgccaacagagcaattgctattcataacgccatattcactaaataacgttgtttatttcttaaataagaGTTAATTGGTTTGAACATTGGTTTAGACCTACAATTTAAGGTTAAGTAATGAACATATGTAATACCAGATAATTGGTTTAAACAGTGAGTTAGACCTATGCAATGATAGACTGGCTAGCCCAGCTGACATATTGAATACACAATTAGGCTTACCTCCAGTAGATTGACTGTGCCCCCAACGTTGTTCTTGTAGTACAGTAATGGGAGCTGACAGGATTCCCCGACAGCCTTCAGTCCCGCAAAATGGATGACACTGGTGAATTTGTGCTGCAAAGAGAGAATCAATAAAGAGAATGATTACAAAATTTCATAACACCATAACTGGCTTTCAGTAGGAGCAACAGTTTATCAGGATTTTCAAGGTATACTACTTATCTTCAAAAACTAATAGTCATATGCTTTGTTTATATTCTGCGGTGAAACTAGCACAATATTCAATTTCATAAGCATTTTAATAAAGAACTAGTTTGGTTTGATATTGGAGAAAATTTTCTGTCCTTGTCACGGAACATCAAACTAAATGTTGCTTATAGGTGAGGACTTTACATGGATAATAAATTTGAGATCAATACACGCTGTCTGCAGTACTGGTAGTTTAATTGAAGCTTTCACCAGGCAGTAGGCCATTGTTGTGCTACTTCAATGATCAGATTTTGCaccttattaaaaaatttttcataataataaacTATTGGACATAATTCTAAAATACTATAGCAGCCTATTTAATCAGTAATTGACCTCTTGACTTCACCTAAAAATTATAGAAAGTCTCAAGTTATAGAACTTACTTTGTTAAATAGATCAGACAATGCAGGCTTGTCCAATAGATCTACACTGTAACTAGGTATAGATTTCCCTGTGATCTCTTCAACTCTTTTTATGCTTTCTTgatgtataaaacaaaattagatttttaaaaatgcaacattttatattaaaaggAAGAACTTTACAAATAATGATATATCAATTGTACAGCAAAAATATAGCGGTCTTAAGTTCAGtttatatgggtttttttatgaGTACAAACACATATtaagattttgtgtaaatacATTGAGCATCATCCTGACATACCCATGCTAGCATTGGCGAGGTTGTCCATCACGACCACCGAGTAGCCGGCCTCTATCAGCTCTATCACTGAGTGGCTCCCGACAAACCCCGCCCCTCCTGTCACCAAGATGCAGCTGTCTCCCATTTTATTCTTTCTATAACAATTTATAACAAGCATTAAAAATCATCTTAAGCATTCATCAAATTTGCTGTGTTCATTACTATTCTACATATATTGGCATTGAATAAAATAGTTGCAATTTACGATACTTGTATGCAAACTGTACTAAAACAGAAGTGGAACAGGAAGGAAAATTACAGCTGACCCATTTCCCCCCAAGAATTAATAACCGACCCCTTACAACTATTGGTCAACGACAGTGGATAACCTTCTAACTTTCTTCACTTTCTgacattaattttatgtttcAATGATATTGAGTAACCATGTAACTGTCTTAACTCCCTAATATATTGACGACTGTCCTTACTATGTCAAATAACCGGCTCTAGATTTCCCTTCCGGGTGGACGGACTTGTAGTTACCTGTGTTAATGTCTTTAGTGTCAACGTTGCAAGATAATTTTCTCCGAAACTGTGCATTGTTTAATTTTTCCAACGTGTTATAAACATATTTAGATTCCATATTTGTTggtaataaattttcaaattttctgtgaataaaaaaaccattttttttatttttataagtcttttattttggcaaaaaaaaaaatcttaattggCTTATTCTAAAGTGCGAAACCAAATAATACATGTTAAAGCGTACATGTTCGTTTCAATCTCGTATTAAATTTCCAgatgaattgtattttataaattttaaaatcaaatcgaatacaaaaaaattatttagaataaaaaattaccttTGTTTTTCGATTCttggtaaaattttcaaaaatagtgataaaatctttaaaagtacATGCATCCGAAAATTTAAGGCACGACTTGTCTAAAATTGTTACGCCATaagtgtttatattttatttttgacattttcaatcattttattttaaaatgggATGTGATGGAGGAACGATACCCAAAAGAGACGAACTTGTCAGAACGAAGAAAAAGCCAGAACAggtaaattgttaaaaaaagaataccattgagtattttctgaagaaaataaacaaagaatagTTTTAAATATGGCCCATACAGCAGTTTTATGGCTCTTCCGAGTATTTTTCATCACCTTAGAATGACTGATACATATCTAAAAAAACCCGAAAGTTTTGACCAGTGCTGAATTTTACACATGGTACACATACagaatgctggagaaaacgtacccaggagaaaacgtacccaggagaaaacgtacccaatttatagggtacgttttctccaggagaaaacgtacccgggtacgttttctccaagagaaaacgtaccctatgaaaataataaataatggttttcatagatattcttaaatgaaacaaaataaaattaaaatgaacatttgtatcatttaattgttgttgttgttttttaatgcaTAGTCACCATGGTCACGTACGTAAATTATTAAgacaatatttgtaaaatacacatacacgaaCTAAGCAGTTTAATTACTCGACAATTAATACACCATAAAAGAAACCGTTaaataataagtttttattgcaatctcATTTGAAGAACTAAATGATGGGTATGTCAAGAAGTCGATATCGcgttattttaaacatttttttgaaatttatctaTAGAACAAACTTTGCTTAATAAACCAAGTCTACTGaagtcttttaaatatttgtttgattcatatatatGGAAACTACTACGAAATGTAACATTGATGTCAATTttcttccgacgccactgacatGTATATTGTGTGGAGAGTGAATATTTCTACCTCCTGCGCGGGGaggcaatatataatattacataataaattAACTGCTCAGGTATTTAATTCATTATCACTATGATTAAAATCAGAGGATCTCGCATTTAGAAAATGGATATTTAGAAGAAGTAGACTGATAAACACTTTATGACAGGTAATTATTTCgtactaaaataaaagttgctacaattattataaagatattattcataaaatgaatatatttctatacatctatgcattgaaatatgcataaaagtagcatttaaaaattatttaatatgtccaacccctttaatgtttaaaattataaagtatcaaattcatatacatgtatctataaaactcttacatttctgtatacagtggagcctcacttatccggacacttttgtccccaggccaaatcgtccggataggtgaagcgtccggatatctgaattgtgatatttacctttaatatttatggaaacataactcataaattaattatacaattaaatattttattttgatagccATAAGCACCACAAAaaaagtttagattttttttaaattaacaaaacaaaatattgttaaaaacattatttaaggtaTGTTTTTTCCACAGGAAACTTAGCACTACATTCTTTAAtgcaacacatgtacatgtacatgtacataacgaTCACTGTATTAAACCGATAATTTAATTACATTCGCATAACAAAGCGAAGAGAAGAAAGTCGGTGTTCCACATTACGctgacaaatctttttcttcaaGCTACCGTTGATCGCAACTCTCGCTCTTTTGGCCGGTGGTGTTGACATGTTTGAAGCTGCTCAAcatttgatgattgaaaatgggtgaaaatctgtatatattcccttattgataattgtccaagctattttttcattgacagaacTTACCCAAGCTAATTTTACGTATCCATCTTTCTATAGAGTTAATTGCACCCAAGCGATTTTTACAAGTAGCGTGAACACTCATCCACGCCATGTTtggcataaattattattacactGTTTATTGAACACACGCTATAAAATTCATGTCGATACCCTGAACATCCCAAGCGGTCTTAATAACTATCGTAAACAGaactcaaattatcaaatatttcatttcaattacgttttaaaatgaataggcgTACGAACGATCTAATCACACTACgattaatagaattttaattcaatcaatagatgactttttaaaacacaagttaaacaattttcaagacattttaatcaaacaacAACAGTTCATAAGTTAAATGGCGACAATTAAACATGTCGCATCCATGGTTATCGTAATATCCTCGGGCGAGTACATAGCGTGACACAGGTGACCCCGATTACCGGACGAAGGCATTGTTTAAAACCAACAACCAGTGTCAGATGTTTTTACACCAATTTGCACTTGCTCATAAAAAACTTTTGTGCCCCCGAACACTTAAATATgaccgtccggttaaatgaggtaaaatttaaaggaaaactgtattatgtggtaaaatttgaccgtccggatccggaacgcggaattccggataaacgagacaaattattgtgtaaaaattccgttcccaataaaaatcgaccggtaagtgaagcgtccggttatctggcgtccggatatctgaggctccactgtatttattatgaaaatagtatttaaaagtattaaaaactatcaagtagtataattatgattttcatagggtacgtttgctcttggagaaaacgtacccgggtacgttttctccaggagaaaacgtaccctagagattgggtacgttttctcctgggtacgttttctcttgggtacgttttctcctgatacccACATACACAtatgcaaaacaacaacaaatttcACAGGAAATGGATTTTCTATTgcagtatttttaattttttcctttatgtcgtcattttatttttttatgtttgctCTCGGGACACCGGAAATTATCATCTGTGTTTGACCTGTGACCTTCCAATAAGTATGTAACGTGTTTGGGTCCGTAGATTTGGATAGATCCGTAATCAAGAGaatgaattaagaaaatgattgtatatttatatatatgtatataaaaaccgATCAAGCAATAATTACTAAAATGATTTAGATATTGTTAACAAGTATGAGTCAGTATATACAGGTATTTAGTATTAGTATTATCTATCCTTAATTTATAAAGGCAAACAAATGTAATTTGGGTGACTGGGTATATGTGTCTGGGCAGGTATGTATCCGTAGGCACCTGTCCTATGCGAGTACGGGTCTCGGATGTGTCCCGATCCAGAGATCTGTCCTGTACACAGATAGATCTCAATAGAAATTGTTGAAatgatataattaatttaactAAATACAATTCCCTTATTAAACAGTATACTAGACACCGTATACTTAATACAACCAGGGTAACTTTATAAACTTTCACAGCACCACTTCTGCTTTAGTCTTCCAACTTGGAGCTTCCACTGTGAACTGTCGATTATCAGCTAAGCAGCGCCTTTTATACTAATGTGCACCCGAACTACCCTCTGGAGCTATCGTTATACATAATGATAAAGTCCGGTGTATGTAATTGCTTGATACATTCCAACCCGACCTTTAATTGTCACaaatatatacacataaaatGATTGAACTAAAGAAAAATACTGTATATCCAGTAATTTTTGTgatgatctaattttttttgtcccccgccgcaacgcggagcggggacatagaaatgctgtgcgtccgtgtgtccgtccgtcacacttttttgtaagcgctctcatgcctacaaattttgacggattttcattaaatttataccaaatgtttataccactattaccttggtcaagttcgaaaatcagtgctggtcgatactttttgttggagttatgggactttgaccacaataatgactctgttttatcccaAAATtcaccttgtaagcgctctcatgcctacaaatgctgacgaattttcatgaaatttataccaaatgtttataccactattaccttggtcaagttcgaaaatcagcattggtcgatactttttcttggagttatgggactttgaccacaataatgactccgttttatcccaAAATTCACCTTGTTAGCGCTCTcttgcctacaaattttgacggatttacatgaaatttataccaaatgtttataccactattaccttggtcaagttcgaaaatcagcattggtcgatactttttgttggagtttatgggactttgaccacaataatgactccgttttatcccaAAATtcaccttgtaagcgctctcatgcctacaaattttgacggattttcaataaatttataccaaatgtttataccactaatacttcggtcaagttcgaaaatcagcattggtcgtactttttgttggaattatgggactttgaccacaataatgactccgttttatcccaAAATTCACCTTGttagcgctctcatgcctacaaattttgacggatttacatgaaatttataccaaatgtttatatcactaataccttggtcaagttcctaaatcagcattggtcgatactagtatagatctactgcttgaccggcgggggacccagaatttctattcttgttttgcaatgtcttttaaatcgcaaaatattgaatttgcagaaattatatcaggtttattttctttaagatacttttatgattgaaaaatTGACTGATACAAATTCAAAATGCTACATGttttccccattttcgcaaattttgtgactcGCTAAAAAACCGGAAACACTGTTACTCTTAACATTCTGAAATGGTAATTTGAATTCtaccttggtttaaaaaattcaagtttgctATTGATGATTTTTGTACATTACAGAAAGATAAAACCGCAGATCTTGACGCAAAATGGAAACACTGTGCAATCACACAGGAACAGCTGCGTGAACCGATAATGGCCTGTGAGCTTGGCAAGTAAGTGAAGTCTGTAAACTATATGTTTTAATGATGTAAGAAAAAACACTGCTTAACATGttctgttttaaagtttttaattgGAAAAAGCTtcttatttatgtaaaaatagttTGGTAATTTCTGCATTTCTCAATCCATGTTCATGTTTGCAAACTTTtctaaagtttattttattcttGTGAAAATTGTATTACCTGTactttttgtaaatgttttatccttgaataaaatgttatctGATAATACAGTTAATACTGAATGTTTGATAGATATAAATGATTCCTGAAAACTGTAAGCTCTttctatattatttttcatagaTTGTACAACAAAGAGGCAGTCTTAGAGTTCTTGATCGACAGGAGTAAATTTGAGTGTGCCTCAAGCTTTGAACATTTGAAAGGACTCAAGGTACTTCAAATTTTTATGCTGATAAATGTACATACTGGTATATTGTACATCTTACTGACATACTGGTATATTGTACATCTTAATGTCATACTGGCATATTGTACATCTTACTGTACATACTGGTATATTGTACATCTAACTGTACTTACTGGTATATTGTACATCTTCCTGACATACTGGTATATTGTACATCTTACTGTCATACTGGTATATTGTACATCTTACTGTACATACTGGTATATTGTACATCTTACTGTCATACTGGTATATTGTACATCTTACTGTCATACTGGTATATTGTACATCTTACTGACATACTGGTATATTGTACATCTTACTGACATACTGGTATATTGTACATCTTACTGTCATACTGGTATATTGTACATCTTACTGTACATATTGGTATATTGTACATCTTACTGTACTTACTGGTATATTGTACATCTTACTGTACTTACTGGTATATTGTACATCTTACTGACATACTGGTATATTGTACATCTTACTGTACATACTGGTATATTGTACATCTTACTGTCATACTGGTATATTGTACATCTTACTGTCATACTGTCAATGAGATTGGACACAGAAAAGTAGCGTACACTGTCTTGATAGTACACTAGTTCTCATTAAATAATTTCTCAATGAATAAACTGTGTAATGTTATGTTGTACACTGTACAGTAcagcatacatgtaaatataatctGTGGAAATTATCTACATCGATATAGATTTAAGAGTGTAAATGGATGtaaatgttattgtttacaGGATCTTAAAGAGTTGAAGTTGACAGAAAACAAAGGCTATGGTCGACCAAAGAGTGAGAAGGGGGACAGCTACATTGACACCCAGGACGCCAAGTATATCTGTCCGGTGGTCGGGATCACCATGAACGGGAAGCACGGGTAGGGAAACATTAATAGGGGGTGATAAATCAAGGGTGGTGCTACACAACCAGTGCCACTATGGATGCTGGCCTGTTACACACGCTGTAtatttgtacatacatgttGGTCAGAATAACCATGGAAGGAAAACATAGATAGGCAGGAAAACATTCTTCTAAATATATTTGTAGATATAGCACCATCTGATGATATATTTGtagattattattatttgtcaCAGTACTGTAGAATTAGCTACATTTGGTGATATATATGTAGATTTAAGTACGTAATGATAAGGCGATATATTCGTTGATATAGCTAAATAAGGTGATATATTATACCTGGTAATTATTTGTTGGTTTAGTCacattttgttgatataatTACTTTACTAGATCTATAGATCTAGCTACATCTGGTGAATATAATTATAGATTAAGCTTTGTCTTTAATGTGAatgtattttacaatatttagcTACATCTGGTGATCTATTTGTAGGTTTAGCTACATCTGGTAATCTATTTGTAGGTTTAGCTACATTTTGTGATCTATTTGTAGGTTTAGCTACATTTTGTGATCTATTTGTAGGTTTAGCTACATCTGGTAATCTATTTGTAGGTTTAGCTACATCTGATGATATATAATTGTAGGTTTAGCTACATCTGGTGATCTATTTGTAGGTTTAGCTACATCTGGTGATATATATTTGTAGGTTTAGCTACATCTGGTGATCTATTTGTAGGTTTAGCTACATCTGGTGATATATATTTGTAGGTTTAGCTACATTTTGTGATCTATTTGTAGGTTTAGCTACATCTGGTAATATATTTGTAGGTTTAGCTACATTTTGTGATCTATTTGTAGGTTTAGCTACATCTGGTAATCTATTTGTAGGTTTAGCTACATCTGGTAATCTGTTTGTAGGTTTAGTTACATTTTGTGATCTATTTGTAGGTTTAGCTACATCTGGTAATCTATTTGTAGATATAGCACCATCTGATGATATATTTGtagattattattatttgtcaCAGTACTGTAGAATTAGCTACATTTGGTGATATATATGTAGATTTAAGTACGTAATGATAAGGTGATATATTCGTTGATATAGCTAAATAAGGTGATATATTATACCTGGTAATTATTTGTTGGTTTAGTCacattttgttgatataatTACTTTACTAGATCTATAGATCTAGCTACATCTGGTGAATATAATTATAGATTAAGCTTTGTCTTTAATGTGAATGTATTTTACAAGATTTAGCTACATCTGGTGATCTATTTGTAGGTTTAGCTACATCTGGTAATCTATTTGTAGGTTTAGCTACATTTTGTGATCTATTTGTAGGTTTAGCTACATTTTGTGATCTATTTGTAGGTTTAGCTACATCTGGTAATCTATTTGTAGGTTTAGCTACATCTGATGATATATAATTGTAGGTTTAGCTACATCTGGTAATCTATTTGTAGGTTTAGCTACATCTGGTGATATATATTTGTAGGTTTAGCTACATCTGGTGATCTATTTGTAGGTTTAGCTACATCTGGTGATATATATTTGTAGGTTTAGCTACATCTGGTGATCTATTTGTAGTTTTAGCTACATCTGGTAATCTATTTGTAGGTTTAGCTACATTTTGTGATCTATTTGTAGGTTTAGCTACATCTGGTAATCTATTTGTAGGTTTAGCTACATTTTGTGATCTATTTGTAGGTTTAGCTACATCTGGTAATCTATTTGTAGGTTTAGCTACATCTGGTAATCTATTTGTAGGTTTAGTTACATTTTGTGATCTATTTGTAGGTTTAGCTACATCTGGTAATCTATTTGTAGGTTTAGCTACATCCGGTGATATATATTTGTAGGTTTAGCTACATCTGGTGATATATATTTGTAGGTTTAGCTACATCTGGTGATATATATTTGTAGGTTTAGCTACATCTGGTGATATATATTTGTAGGTTTAGCTACATCTGGTGATATATATTTGTAGGTTTAGCTACATCTGATGATCTATTTGTAGGTTTAGCTACATCTGGTGATATATATTTGTAGGTTTAGCTATATCTGGTGATATATATTTGTAGGTTTAGCTACATCTGGTCCTGTGGGTGTGTGTTGTCAGACAGAGCTCTCAAAGAGGTCAAATCGGACATCTGTCATAAGGTAAGGAGCAAATAATCTGACAAGGTTAGGAGCAAATCTTTAGTCAACAAGTATTATGAAAGTATTGCATAAGTACCTAGTAATACATTTACTCACTGGCACCCCCTATTTTGAAACAGTTGTcattttatgtgataaatagGTGTGGAGAAAATTTagcttaagattttttaaaaggattaaACCAATTAGTAATGAAAAAAGGagtctttaaaattaatttcttcaCCATCGGTAAATAGACACACTTTAGACTTAGACGGTATTACATGTAGGTTTAGGAAATTtcaaaagcatttaaaaaaaaaatagttcagCACAGCTTTGTATTGATAAAGCACTAGAGAAATTCAGACTGAATTTGCTGTGATCGCAGTCTACATTTATTTCACAAGTACCAGTATGTGTATATTTGCTCTGTGTTGTAGTGTGGCAGCAAGTTCACTCAGGATGATGTGATCACACTGAACGGAACGGAGGAGGAAGTGGAG
Coding sequences within it:
- the LOC128168132 gene encoding UDP-glucose 4-epimerase-like; translated protein: MGDSCILVTGGAGFVGSHSVIELIEAGYSVVVMDNLANASMESIKRVEEITGKSIPSYSVDLLDKPALSDLFNKHKFTSVIHFAGLKAVGESCQLPLLYYKNNVGGTVNLLEVMKEKGVKNLIFSSSATVYGSPQYLPIDEKHPVGGCTNPYGKTKYFIEEILRDLHKAEPDWNIIMLRYFNPVGAHKSGKIGEDPQGIPNNLMPFIAQVAVGKRAELSVYGSDYDTTDGTGVRDYIHVVDLAQGHVAAQKKIEKKCGCKVYNLGTGKGYSVIEMAKAFEEASGKPIPFKKVDRRAGDVASVYGNADLAKEELGWSASRDLKQMCEDTWRWQSSNPNGFRK
- the LOC128166250 gene encoding replication termination factor 2-like translates to MGCDGGTIPKRDELVRTKKKPEQKDKTADLDAKWKHCAITQEQLREPIMACELGKLYNKEAVLEFLIDRSKFECASSFEHLKGLKDLKELKLTENKGYGRPKSEKGDSYIDTQDAKYICPVVGITMNGKHGFSYIWSCGCVLSDRALKEVKSDICHKCGSKFTQDDVITLNGTEEEVERLRQRMRTRKEQAKLAKKAKKHKVETSESETKTSDVKKAKTEKVATKTSSKEGASGGPKDKTPNPLSIQKDPKTSATYKSLFTSSNKAKNQQSAHWVTYNPFYN